Proteins found in one Dryobates pubescens isolate bDryPub1 chromosome 1, bDryPub1.pri, whole genome shotgun sequence genomic segment:
- the ISY1 gene encoding pre-mRNA-splicing factor ISY1 homolog, translating into MARNAEKAMTALARFRQAQLEEGKVKERRPFLASECNELPKAEKWRRQIIGEISKKVAQIQNAGLGEFRIRDLNDEINKLLREKGHWEFRIKELGGPDYARIGPKMLDHEGKEVPGNRGYKYFGAAKDLPGVRELFEKEPLPPPRKTRAELMKAIDAEYYGYRDEDDGILEPLEQEYEKKVIAEAVEKWKKEREARLARGEEEEEEEENIYAVNDDESDEDSGKEKEGEEGQPKFIAHVPVPSQQEIEAALVRRKKMELLQKYASETLMAQSEEAKTLLGL; encoded by the exons ATG GCTCGAAACGCGGAAAAGGCCAT gaCGGCCTTAGCAAGGTTTCGACAAGCTCAGCTTGAGGAGGGAAAAGTTAAG GAGCGAAGACCCTTCCTTGCTTCAGAGTGCAATGAACTGCCTAAAGCTGAGAAGTGGAGGCGGCAG ATCATTGGGGAGATTTCCAAGAAAGTGGCACAGATTCAGAATG CTGGATTAGGTGAATTCAGAATTCGGGACCTGAACGATGAGATAAACAAACTTCTGAGGGAGAAAGGACACTGGGAATTCAGAATAAAGGAGCTAGGAGGTCCTGACTATGCT AGGATTGGACCAAAAATGTTAGATCATGAAGGGAAGGAAGTTCCAGGAAACAGAGGTTACAAATACTTTGGAGCTGCAAAGGATCTACCAGGAGTGAGAGAGCTTTTTGAAAAGGAAC CCCTCCCACCACCTCGGAAGACTCGAGCTGAGCTTATGAAAGCCATTGATGCAGAGTACTATGGCTACAGGGATGAGGATGATGGTATTCtggagccactggaacaggaaTATGAAAAGAAAG TTATAGCAGAAGCAGtggaaaaatggaaaaaggagagagaagcacGACTTGcaaggggtgaggaggaggaggaagaggaagagaatatCTATGCTGTCAATGATGATGAG tccgATGAGGATAGCggcaaggaaaaagaaggtGAAGAAGGTCAGCCAAAATTTATTGCACATGTACCAGTGCCATCCCAACAGGAG ATTGAGGCAGCTCTTGTGAGGAGAAAGAAGATGGAGCTTCTTCAGAAGTACGCCAGCGAAACCCTCATGGCACAGAGCGAAGAGGCAAAAACACTTTTAGGATTGTAA